Within Euwallacea fornicatus isolate EFF26 chromosome 32, ASM4011564v1, whole genome shotgun sequence, the genomic segment AAGTCTGCCCAACCTGATACAAAGAGAAGTATAAAGACCACAATGCTGAAAATACTGGGACTATACAGAACTTCTGTGAGACAGTCCTGCAATTAGTATAAATTGAATTGCTAGGTTTTCAATATGATTAGCAGTTTTACCCTGTAAAGGCCAATAACATACCAAATAGAGCCAATATGTCTATGGCATCGCtagtgctcaaacccacataAGGGGCCAGCCACAATAAAGTGGGCTGATAATGAATTTTAGCAGATAATGTTTTGTGTTTACTGTTCTCCAGCACTGACCTGGCAGGTAAAATTCCATTATCGCCATATAGTCCTGGAAAGAAGCTTTATAGCATGAACTGTTACAGTAATAAATAGcatcattattaaaaataaatacccaCAAATCTCTATGTGAATTTGTGATATGAAATTATCTATTTTAAAGCATTCAAATTATATAAATCGttataaatagatttttctcgATTCGTCATCTGCCGATCATATCGGATAATCGTGGCTTGATGACCAGGTACCAGCAAATAACGGTACCATCATGTATGATTTGTTTACGCTTACCTGGAGCCTGAATATACCATGATAAAAAGGCTGAAAGGTACACTATGCAAATGGCCCTAAGGAGCAGATTCCTAGTATATCGAACTGAGATAATTTCGTTCATTTTCCTCTCAGGAAAACACCAAGTTTCacgtttttaaatgaattatcaattttaaacgaaaaataaagatCAAGAGTATGTAACACAAACCACGCTTCGCTGTTATAAGATTTAACCTTGACAGGAAATTAGTAGAGGGGATTTTACAATTGAGATTGATTGTTATCCTTTTCTACGGCATGTAAATGAAATGAAGGAAACGTTATTCACTACTCTGTAACGCCACCTTCAAAATCAAAACCTGAAATTCACTACAGTCACTGGCTATTTTTTCCTTCTACCAATTCTAATTGTAAGGTTATGTTTATTGATATTGTTTCGATATTGACGTTGTAATCGGCAAAATTGCTACTAACGGCAGCAACTTAAGTTTTAAGAGTAAAAGTCTTTCAAATACACATGCCAACATCCAAATATGACCACTAAAACTTCCATGGCACTCTTAACTGAGTATGGTGGAGACTCCTCTGAGGATGAAGTCCCAGGGCCACGAGTCTCGACCAAACGCACCTTCAGAGAGGACTCAGACCCAGATAGTGCCAGCCCTCCTCAAAGGTACTGTAGACGTTCTTATTAATTCCTCACTTTAGGGGGTACATTTCCAGGTTACCTGTGCCTGCACACTTCATTACAAAAAATGAAGATGAGCCTAAAGATGATCCAGCTCTACATGAGGGAAGGTTGAGATCCTTTGCCCATGAGCGGGGTAATTGGGCCACGTTCGTGTATATTCCATGTGAGTCCATATGACTCACCATAAATAATATGGATTTCTaacctttttaaattatgcttAGTTGAAGCCAAACCTGGTCTCTTAGAGTTGTGTTCTTATATTAAGGAAACCATGCCTTCTCACTTGGAAGTGAAAATCTCAGAAGATTTTCATATAAGTCTCACTAAAACTGTGGTTTTAAAGTACCACTGGATTACTCCTTTCATGCAAAGCTTGAAGGAGCATTTAGGTGTTTTTAGAAAGTATTTGATAACAGCCAGGGCaaattctgcatttaaaaatgtttgttgcAGATTTATCATCTTATTAAAAGGCATTAAAGTTTATTGTAATGAGGAGCGCACTAGAACATTCATAGGAGTACAAATAAAGAGTGGTTATGACACTTTATTAAGTTTCGTAAATGTTTTAGATCGGTGCCTCAATGAGTTCAATTTGCCTTGTTTCTATaaggtaaattttcattactgaaccattaatgttttcaatatatatattttttacttttgaggATCCCTCATTTCACATCAGTATAGCTTGGTTTATTGGGGACTTGCAGAGAGATCTTGAAGCTTATGTAGCCCaagtaaataacaaatttatagaGCTTATGGACATATATTCAGAGgacaacttttatattttagcTGAAAGTATCATGTGTAAATCAGGAAATAAATACTTTCAGTTTGTTTtaagttaatgaaaaataaaataaaaacaagtaaaccatttatttatcctttttaaacttaaacctGCAACAAAAGCTTTTCAATAACAATGCTCATAGCTCTGACCACAGGTGATTCAGGTACCTCCTCAAAGAAATTCTTCCCATCATCACAGCACTTGGCCACTTTAGGGTCTAAGGGAAGACTGCCCAGAAAAGTTACATCTAATTcctcacacatttttttagcTCCTCCAGTAGTggctttgaaaatttctgaTGACTTCTGCAATAAAttgcagtaatttttttacaataaattgaGTATTTTAATGTAAAGTACCTGACAGCAGGgacaaacaaatttggtcatattCTCCACCACTCCCAAGActttaatattagtttttcTGCAAAAGTCTATCTCTTTTCTCACATCCAACAAAGCCACCTCTTGAGGCGTGGTGACAATTACAGCCCCAGTTAAATTGGCTTGAGACAAGTAAGTTACAGCCGATAAATGCTCATCAGAGGTACCTAATGACCCAAAACCTACAGTGGTAATTTACACATTAAGCTGCTGGAAATACCTGGAGGGGTAtccattaataaataatcaagATGGCCCCAATCAACTTCACTTAGAAACTGCCTGATCATGCCATTTTTCTTGGGCCCACGCCAAATTATTGCATCATCTGCTGATGACAATAAAAAGCCTATAGACATTACTGAGAGATTGTCATCTATGTAAACTGGGGACCAGCCAGAGCCAGATTGGTGCACTTGTTCATCTTGAACTCCTAAGACATGAGGTTGAGAGGGGCCACAAATGTCTATGTCTAGCACTGCAATCTAGAAGCCATTGgtatattttggaaatatatatttattaaacacccagtattattaaaattaacttaaaaaatcaatatactCTGTTACAGTCAAAATATTTAGGTCAATTACCCTGATACAGCCTGGCACTAGATTGTGAATTGAATCATGAGTGTTGCATTATTTTGGACCCTTTATGAGACAGTAAGAATGATATTTGGGCACGAAAAAGAACGTAGAAGCCGCTATAACAGGGTAAGTCTGAGGGTATGATACTCACATTTTTCTCTGCATCTCTGGCCGCTAAAGCCCTACTTAGCAAAGCAGTTACAGTGCTTTTCCCCACTCCACCTTTTCCAGAAAGGATTAGGATTTTATGTTTAACACTCTCTAaccttgaaatttgaaaactaatCAAATGCAAGCCAGCTTGACATACAAGAAGCAGCTTTAATACCTTTCTTTCACTAAAGTTATGCCAGGATCAGGTCCCTTGGGACTGGATGCACATATTTGTTGATTAGGGCATCCCCTACAAGCTGCAGCTCTGCCTGCTTTGTCACTTTGAGTTCCTGGGCAGTCTATGGAATTAAAAGGGGCCCAGTTCAATGTAATTTTCAAACGGGGTTGTTCATtgagattaaattattatgggAAGTACTTACGTTCAGGAGCTGATTGGGGCTTTTCCACGACACTAGACATTtacgacgagattttcaacgCTTTCAGGAcgattaaaggaaaaatatttgatttctgCAACTTtataaattcagaaaatgtgAGGTTTTGTTAATTGTCTCTTTCGATGGAGTGATTGCGACGTTTTCAAATAGGTCGTTtggtttgtttgttttataaaattttagacaGATTTTGAGGTGTTATTTTAGTAAAAGTAAATTGAGGGATATTAATACATGTATGGAAATGATGATGTACGTTAATTCGAATGTCCGCCTtatagtataaaaaaaaagtaaattttaaaaggacACCGTGAGTGACAACACTGCGCTACACCAGCTAACCGTCAACATTGCCATGACACTTATAATTTAATCGAATCCTTTGATACATTTGGCAACGTAGATTCACTCCAAATGGAAAATGAGGTAGGAATTGACATACTTCATCTGGCACCTCCATCATAATAttctaatttttctaaaaaaatccgTTTCAATACAATTCAAACTTAGACAGTTTCATATTCACTAAAAGTCTTCACATTTTAAGTGGAGATTCTGTATTGCAGCAACTACAGCCATGGAGCACTGTGGCGGCTACCCATTGTATGGAACAAGGGGCAGACCCCCCAATGCCAGCCAGGACAGGGCAGTATTATCAAACATCGTGCCCTCACTCTTGGAGGCCCACCCTGGGATATGGAACTGTGCCCTTGTAATGAAtcgttatattaaaaaaaaaactttgtgtGATAATCTCTTGCATTAAGGCCTAGCCAACATGCTACAAATTCCATTATTGACCCATGCTACACGCCCTACGGAATGGCTACTACTGAGCCTTTAAAGTTCCCAAATTTGGTAACTGGGTTTGAGAAGAACCCTGCACACGCTGCCAGAGCTGCGCTATACACTCGTTACACTCCTTTAGAGTGGACTCAAAGTAACTTGAAAAACTATAGCATTGCTGACACCAACCGGAATTACTCGGAGAGGCTTAGGGGGGATTTTATTAGGGTTATGAGGTCGCCATTTTGGGGTGGTCTGGAGGAATTCTTATTCAATATCTCTATAGGGAGACTGATGAGAAGACTGCGCAGGGCCAAAGGGAGTCTGGACGTAGACTTGGGGAGCGGATAACTGACACAACTTTTTGGCGCAATGAAGTGAGGACTGAATTAGAGAGAATTCTGACTGAGACCAGTTTGCTGCAAGACGCCAAGAGAGCCATTGACAAGGTTATAAACGACATCGAGGCTCCACTGCACATTGCACAGGAATGTCTCTATCACAGAGAGAAGAGGAATGGAATTGAGCTCGTCCACGACAGTCCTGAGCAGTCTCTCATGagggaaattgaaatttaccgTAATGCGCAAGCAAAACTCAAGTGCCTGGCTTCTAAAGTAGGAGATCAACTGCGCAATAATAGAGCTGCGCAGCATGAGCTTGAAATTGACATCAGGAGTAAAGAGGGAGCTTTGGGTATTGACAACATTTGTCACCATTTGAATGACTTTTCCAAGGGGATTAATTATTATGGGGGCATTGAGAAGTTTGATCCTACGTAAGTTTTAAGGTGTCATTTAATgttggaattaattaaaatttaatcaggGTGAGCACCATTCAAACTTGGGCAGAGCACAGCAACCGTATTGTACAGAAATCTCAATCGGAGAGGGGACATTCGGCTCAAATGAGGTCTGATGTAGACAACCTTATCAACACTTGCTCTCAGGAGATTTGGGATGCTTGGACCAATACTAATAATTGTCTAGCTAGACGAGCAACTGAAGAATTGGAGGCCAAGAGTAAACTGCAGAACCACCTCCATAAGGTTCAGCAGGAGATCTTTGATCTTGAGAAGAACATTGAGTTACTGAAAAAAGGGATTTTGGATAAGAGTGCCCCCATGAAAGTAGCTCAAACAAGGCTGGAGTCACGTACACACAGGAAGAATATTGAGCTTTGCAGAGACAGTGCTCAGGATCGGTCAGAGTTGGCAGCACTTATATAACAAACGCTTTTGtattgtattttcatttttaggctGGTGATTGAAGTGCGTGATCTGCAGGATAGCATCGAATACTTGCACAAGAAGCTGCAGGAGGCAGAGGTTCAACATCAACAGCTGCTGAAGAGCAGGTCTATCCTCGAAGAAGACTTACATAACAAGTGTAATTCCCTATTCATTGATAGAGAAAAGTGTATGGGGTTGCGTCGCTCCTTTCCCATCACGGCCACCATCAAATATTGATCAGCTCTCTTATTTGATTCAAGTTATATGTAATGCTTGTCAATAAGTAAAACTAATTGTTGCTAaggtaatttaatgaaaataatttgggcGAGGTCCCATAGATAACAATGATGATACaggaaaataactaaaaattaattaacaaaaaaaaagagtcaAAAAGGCTCCCAAAATAAGCTTTTATTTGTTCCGCGCAAATCATTCACTATTATACACAGAGACTTTGGTGATTAAGAT encodes:
- the Nubp1 gene encoding cytosolic Fe-S cluster assembly factor Nubp1 homolog isoform X1, translated to MSSVVEKPQSAPEHCPGTQSDKAGRAAACRGCPNQQICASSPKGPDPGITLVKESFQISRLESVKHKILILSGKGGVGKSTVTALLSRALAARDAEKNIAVLDIDICGPSQPHVLGVQDEQVHQSGSGWSPVYIDDNLSVMSIGFLLSSADDAIIWRGPKKNGMIRQFLSEVDWGHLDYLLMDTPPGTSDEHLSAVTYLSQANLTGAVIVTTPQEVALLDVRKEIDFCRKTNIKVLGVVENMTKFVCPCCQKSSEIFKATTGGAKKMCEELDVTFLGSLPLDPKVAKCCDDGKNFFEEVPESPVVRAMSIVIEKLLLQV
- the LOC136348293 gene encoding U6 snRNA phosphodiesterase 1 isoform X2; the encoded protein is MTTKTSMALLTEYGGDSSEDEVPGPRVSTKRTFREDSDPDSASPPQRLPVPAHFITKNEDEPKDDPALHEGRLRSFAHERGNWATFVYIPFEAKPGLLELCSYIKETMPSHLEVKISEDFHISLTKTVVLKYHWITPFMQSLKEHLGVFRKFIILLKGIKVYCNEERTRTFIGVQIKSGYDTLLSFVNVLDRCLNEFNLPCFYKDPSFHISIAWFIGDLQRDLEAYVAQVNNKFIELMDIYSEDNFYILAESIMCKSGNKYFQFVLS
- the Nubp1 gene encoding cytosolic Fe-S cluster assembly factor Nubp1 homolog isoform X2; the encoded protein is MSSVVEKPQSAPEHCPGTQSDKAGRAAACRGCPNQQICASSPKGPDPGITLVKERLESVKHKILILSGKGGVGKSTVTALLSRALAARDAEKNIAVLDIDICGPSQPHVLGVQDEQVHQSGSGWSPVYIDDNLSVMSIGFLLSSADDAIIWRGPKKNGMIRQFLSEVDWGHLDYLLMDTPPGTSDEHLSAVTYLSQANLTGAVIVTTPQEVALLDVRKEIDFCRKTNIKVLGVVENMTKFVCPCCQKSSEIFKATTGGAKKMCEELDVTFLGSLPLDPKVAKCCDDGKNFFEEVPESPVVRAMSIVIEKLLLQV
- the LOC136348293 gene encoding U6 snRNA phosphodiesterase 1 isoform X1, with the protein product MTTKTSMALLTEYGGDSSEDEVPGPRVSTKRTFREDSDPDSASPPQRLPVPAHFITKNEDEPKDDPALHEGRLRSFAHERGNWATFVYIPFEAKPGLLELCSYIKETMPSHLEVKISEDFHISLTKTVVLKYHWITPFMQSLKEHLGVFRKYLITARANSAFKNVCCRFIILLKGIKVYCNEERTRTFIGVQIKSGYDTLLSFVNVLDRCLNEFNLPCFYKDPSFHISIAWFIGDLQRDLEAYVAQVNNKFIELMDIYSEDNFYILAESIMCKSGNKYFQFVLS
- the LOC136348289 gene encoding tektin-3-like isoform X1, encoding MSVALFWTLYETVRMIFGHEKERRSRYNRQLQPWSTVAATHCMEQGADPPMPARTGQYYQTSCPHSWRPTLGYGTVPLPSQHATNSIIDPCYTPYGMATTEPLKFPNLVTGFEKNPAHAARAALYTRYTPLEWTQSNLKNYSIADTNRNYSERLRGDFIRVMRETDEKTAQGQRESGRRLGERITDTTFWRNEVRTELERILTETSLLQDAKRAIDKVINDIEAPLHIAQECLYHREKRNGIELVHDSPEQSLMREIEIYRNAQAKLKCLASKVGDQLRNNRAAQHELEIDIRSKEGALGIDNICHHLNDFSKGINYYGGIEKFDPTVSTIQTWAEHSNRIVQKSQSERGHSAQMRSDVDNLINTCSQEIWDAWTNTNNCLARRATEELEAKSKLQNHLHKVQQEIFDLEKNIELLKKGILDKSAPMKVAQTRLESRTHRKNIELCRDSAQDRLVIEVRDLQDSIEYLHKKLQEAEVQHQQLLKSRSILEEDLHNKCNSLFIDREKCMGLRRSFPITATIKY
- the LOC136348289 gene encoding tektin-3-like isoform X2, yielding MENEQLQPWSTVAATHCMEQGADPPMPARTGQYYQTSCPHSWRPTLGYGTVPLPSQHATNSIIDPCYTPYGMATTEPLKFPNLVTGFEKNPAHAARAALYTRYTPLEWTQSNLKNYSIADTNRNYSERLRGDFIRVMRETDEKTAQGQRESGRRLGERITDTTFWRNEVRTELERILTETSLLQDAKRAIDKVINDIEAPLHIAQECLYHREKRNGIELVHDSPEQSLMREIEIYRNAQAKLKCLASKVGDQLRNNRAAQHELEIDIRSKEGALGIDNICHHLNDFSKGINYYGGIEKFDPTVSTIQTWAEHSNRIVQKSQSERGHSAQMRSDVDNLINTCSQEIWDAWTNTNNCLARRATEELEAKSKLQNHLHKVQQEIFDLEKNIELLKKGILDKSAPMKVAQTRLESRTHRKNIELCRDSAQDRLVIEVRDLQDSIEYLHKKLQEAEVQHQQLLKSRSILEEDLHNKCNSLFIDREKCMGLRRSFPITATIKY